The sequence aagattgctttggttatttggggtcttttgtggttccaaacaaattttaggattgtttgttctatttctatgaaaaatgctattggagtTTTGAaagggattacactgaatctgcagattgatttgggtagtatggacagttcagtaatattaattcttccaatccatgagcacagaatgtcTTTCGATTTATTTGTATCTCCCTGAATTTCTTTCGTTTTATAGTTGCCAGTGTACAAgtttttcatctccttggttaaagtTATTCCTATGTTATTCTTTTTGAcgcaattgtaaatgggaatgttttttaaatttctctgataGATCATTATTAGTGTTTAGAAATGCAGTTGATTtgtgtatattattttgtatcctacaactttactgaatttattagtcctaatactttttttttggtggaatcttttgaGTTTCCTGTATATAATATGTCATCTGCAGTTTTACCCCTTCCCTTCCAATCTGgaggtcttttatttctttttcttgcctaattgctctggctaggacttccagtactacattaaataaaagtggtgagagttgttcccttgtcttgttcctgatcttagagggaaaggtttttgtttttttttttaagcttctgatCACTGGGTATgctgttagctgtgggcttgtcacctgtggtttttattatgttgaacacattccctctatacccacttttttgagttgttgttattgttgttgttttcataaaTCGacgttaaattttgtcaaatactttttctgcatctattgagatgatatgatttttatacttcatattattaatgtggtatattatactgattgatttgcagatgttgagtcATCTCAGGACTCCCTAAGACCAACCCAACCAAATGACATTCTGGAATTGGCTCCACACCTGGCTGTGGTTTTTACTGGCCCATTTGATTGAGTGAGTCTGAGGCTGAGCTCAGAAGGGTGCTGAGTTCAATGAAGACTACAAGGATAACAGTGTCTGTGTTAGGGAGGAAGGGCGGAATGGGTACTAGAGAGTATGAGGAAGTAAATGGCTCTGCTACACTGGGCTTTGGTCACATCTTTCTACCTTTTTGTCCCCAGGTTCCAAGGGGAATAGACTATTGGATCTCTGTCTAAATCACTCAGACACTCTACAAAAGCTTTGTGACCACCTTCTATTTCCACCAGCCTCAAGCCAGTATTGAAGCCTCTTTCCAGACTGGGGGCACAGTGGCATCATGGCAGGGTGGTGAGAAAACAGACCACGTGTCACAAGACCCCTTACTACTCTTCCttcaactaacatttactgaagacTGACATAGTGAGGCACtttgctaggtgctggggacacacAGGTGCACACTGCAAAGTTCCTGCCTTCAAGGCTTTCCTGTTAGGAGAAAGaagtatagggacgcctgggtggctcagttggttggacgactgcctttggctcaggtcatgatcccagagtcccgggatcgagtcccacatcgggctcccagctccatggggagtctgcttctctctctgaccttctcctcgctcgtgctctctctgtctctctctaataaataaataaaatctttaaaaaaaaaaaaaagaaagaagtatagaCATGAAGAGAATATGGTACGATAAATTCTAACATTTAGAAGGGCTAAAGTCAGATAGCACTTCACAGCTAGGGatcattttcatatatatcaCCTCAACCAATCCTCCAAACTGCCTTGTAGGCAGGTAGCACCTTCTGGGTTTCACATAAGGACAGAGGATACAGGGCTGAAGTTCAAAGTCTCATGGTCTCTCCACTCTAATATCTCAGACATTCTGGCCCCGCCCTCCAGGCCGGGCAACTTCCCAGTCTGTCCCTTTATCTCTAAACTACACTCCCTATAGCAGCTAGCTCTAACTTCTGGAGCCTGTATTTCCCTAAAGGTGTGATGGTTCATGATTCAGAGACAATATACTCTGGGGGTTCTTTCACGGAGGGAAGAGACTAGGaaacccccttccccaccctcccagagAGGAAGCAGCCGGTTCTGGGTGACAGTGATGGCAGTAACGCCCCACCTACCTGGGGCATAGCTCAGCACCCTCACACCAGGTTCCTCTGCGGCTAGAACTTGGAACATCATGTCACGGGCAGCCTTCCCGGAACAGTACAATCCCCAGCCCTTGAAGGgctgcagagcacagagggacGAGATGTTAACCACGGTCCTGCTGAGGCCAGGGCTGTCCGGAAAGGCCTTCAGGATGCTGGAAGTCAGGCAGAGCATGGAGGTCAAGTTGAGAGCCCAGTAGTTGTTCACTTCAGCTGGGTCAGCCAGGTCGACGAGGCCTTTGGACACATCCCCAAGAGTGCCTGAAAAAACAGACCTTAAGAATAACtctttgcaggggcgcctgggtggctcagtgggttaagccgctgccttctgccttcggctcaggtcatgatctcaggtcatgatctcagggtcctgggatcgagccccgcatcgggctctctgctcagcagggagcctgcttcccttcctctctctccctgcctgcctctctgcctacttgtgatctctctctgtcaaataaataaataaaatctttaaaaaaatacaaaaacaaagaataactCTTTGCAGATGGAttttctcttcccccagcccTCTCTAAATTCTAGACACTTCCTTCCCATCCAAACCTAGAAGGGTCTCTCTAGTGCTTCTGAAGACGccttcctcctcccagctctgcaAACAGACACACCGGGGCTTGCTCACTCATCCCAAGTTGGAAACTTAAAGTTCGCATGCCCTGCTCTGGGCCTGGGGGGAGAACTCGAGGCGCCATTCGGAAAAGAGGGTAATTACTTCTGCAGGAAGACCTCATGCTCTGGTTCAGGCCTCCGCCAGAGGGCGCGGAGCAAGGCGATCGGGAAAGTTCTACAGGCATTTTGGAAAATTTGCCCAGGAATAggaaaagggtgggggaggggggtgtgccGGAAGAAGGAGCCGCACCGAAGGCAGCGAGTGTTCGTCCATACCTCACCGAAACAACTCGGATTTTCAGGCATCTTTTCTGACTCCTAAGAGAGTCACCTTCAAAGTTCCTAGCGGTGGTCTaagtgagaaggagggagaagagacgGGGCGCTACGCAGTATTCCCGGGGCCCAACGGGGAGTCGTCCGCCGCCGCCGGCTGGGGCCTTACCCGCGTTGTTGATAAGCAGCACCTGCTGCAGCCCCTCGGGCCTGGGCAGCTCGCGCACGGCGCCGAGCAGTCGCTGCAAATCGGCCTGGACGCCCAGGTCGGCGGGCACCCGCACCACGCGCAGCCCGGGCCGCGCGGCGTCCAGCTCCGCCTCCAGCTGCCGGAGCGCCTGGTCGTTGCGGGCGCTTAGGACCAGCACGGAGCCGGGCGACAGCAGCCGGGCCAGGAGCGGTGCCAAGGCCCGGCCGAAGCCACGGGAGGCGCCGGTCAGCACGCACACCGCGCGGCCCAGGC comes from Mustela nigripes isolate SB6536 chromosome 7, MUSNIG.SB6536, whole genome shotgun sequence and encodes:
- the SPR gene encoding sepiapterin reductase; this translates as MQGGSGEDGGLGRAVCVLTGASRGFGRALAPLLARLLSPGSVLVLSARNDQALRQLEAELDAARPGLRVVRVPADLGVQADLQRLLGAVRELPRPEGLQQVLLINNAGTLGDVSKGLVDLADPAEVNNYWALNLTSMLCLTSSILKAFPDSPGLSRTVVNISSLCALQPFKGWGLYCSGKAARDMMFQVLAAEEPGVRVLSYAPGPLDTDMQQLARETSMDPDLRNRLQDLKTKGELVDCKMSAQKLLSLLQKDTFKSGAHVDFYDK